In Puntigrus tetrazona isolate hp1 chromosome 15, ASM1883169v1, whole genome shotgun sequence, the DNA window GAGGACGTCCTGTGTGTAGAGTCCATACCTCTTTCCCTTGTCGTTTAATTTAACGTGGTCTACTGCTGACTTTAGTTTTTATACGAATCCTTTACGCTAACTAACGGAGGAATGAGTTCTGAACATTCTGGCCTTTTGTAATAAAGTGATGACCTGCacattaaactttatatttctgtgaataAAGTGAACGAAGAACCACAACGAACGCTGTTCAAGTCTGAAGATTACAGATTCGCTCGTCTGTGAAAAGTAAAgtttgcttaaataaataaatatatatataaaaattaaatacattcacaCCAGTGTTTCCTAGACGAAACAAAAACCCATGACATTGTATATTATAggtaaaatattgatttatatatagcttttttcaACATCGGCAACACataagctgaataaatatagcttttatttacactatcagtcaaaacctttttttttttacagaagtcTCTTCTCACcaagaattaatttatttgatccaaagtacagcaaaaacagtaaaattgtgaaatatttatcattAGTCCAGTCtccaatccttcagaaatcatgctaatatgctcatttgctTCTcaaggattattattattgttgttattaatttttttcagcatttatccgaaataaagttcaataaaagcttttttctagctttgaaatcattttttcatatattctaACAGGAAGCGGTCATTTTCGGATCGAATAGATTCAGacttgctgagcagaagagatatttcagttatttaaaataactggtaatgtatattaaattacatttttattcaatcaactgaataaattaaagtgTGACGGAAAAGGGGAGCAGCGACGGCCTTCTTCTCGGTTATCAGTCTCTTGGTTCAGGACCTCAGGCTGAAGAGAAGGCCGGCTCCGAAGAGCAGCAGGAACACGACGGTCACGTCGTTCATCTTCTCCCGTGTCCAGACTCGGAGTCTGCGCTGCTGCAGCTCGCGCATCTGCTCGCGCGCGCGCCGCGTCTGCGCCTCTCTCCGCAGCTGCTCGCCGTAATGCGCCTGATAGAACGCGTCGAAGTCGAAGCGAGctcgaggaggaggaggcggcgGCGTCGTGGCGCGCGAGGACGGCGGTCTCCCGGCGCTCCGGTCGAGTGTCCCGCGGTCGTAGCTCCTCCGGAGGACGCTGTCGCCGAGCACGCCGTAGGCTTCGGCGACGAGCGCGAAACGCCGCGCCGCGTCCTCGCTCCGGTTCCGGTCCGGGTGATGGATGAAGGACTGTTTGTAATAGGCGCTCTTGATCTGCGCGGGCGTGGCGTTCGGTGACACCCGCAGGATGTCGTAGTAGGCGGTCGGGCTCCGGAGCGGAGGGTCGGGGCTGTCCTTGCGCGGCCCGGTGCAGTACCCTCGCTCTCGCGGCGGTCTGCTCTCTCCGTGGGTGCTGTCGGAACCGGCGGGGCTCGCAGACTCATCCGCCGCGGACAGGTGACGATGATAACGTCTCCGTGGTGTTATAACGACAGAGAGTTTGCGCGCTCCGCTCCTCAAACAGCCGCTGACCTCCGCCATGCCCGTCCGCAAACCCCATATCCGGTAAACAAAGACATGAACCAATCAGAGACGACCCGCACAGGAAACGGCGTTTCATTGGCCGATGAGATGTATTACTGTTATTGTAGTTTTTGAGAAATAGAATTCAATACGGAACATAAAACATATGAGGGAATacagaggagagaaaaaaaatatatatatttataataatagtcTTTTTTAGGTGTCCAGATACAGAAAACcaacaattataattaaatagcaCTGCATAGCCTTCACTGTAGAAATTAAACATACAGTCAATCCGAAATGTATTCAGACATCTCCAACTTTTTGCAGTTTATCAcggtttatttgaaaatatgacaAGAACTTAGAGTTAAAATGTGTCTGAACAAATTCATCTTGTATGTAATGGATTACAATCAACCAAGAATTCTGACAACTGTTAGTATGACAGTGTAATAAAACGCtatcaatattttattgaacAATTACCAAGCAAAGGGAGCATAAAAAGGTTGCATTAGCAATTACAAAGTAATTCAGTCAAGAGCAGTGAGTGATTTTCTTGAACTTTCTTGGATTAACATAAACGTGGACACCAACAGCAGCTGGTAAATTAGACGCGGTCACTTTAAGAGACATCGCATTCAATGTAATGCTGCACattactttcaaataaatacattttaacatttttcaacagctttcttttttcaaagGGCCTCTATATAAACATGTTTCACTCAACAACATCATAAAACCGGTTCCCTATCAAGGAACTTCTCTTGATCAGAATGCATCAGATACCAGTTCTTAAATTGAATACATGATACTTTAGAATATAAACCTCTCTATAGAGACGAAACGCGATGAGATTTGACGTCTCTGAGCGCCGCCTGCCGGACCCGAGTCGACGCCCGTCGCATGTAGATGACGTCATCTACGccggacacacacacgcacgcgcacgcacacttTCCTCCATGTGTTGCTCCGGCAGTGTTGTGATCTAGTTAGTGGTTGTAGGTTAATTCTCCGCGAGTATCACCATGTCTTCGAGCTGTCGCAGACCCGAGCATATGGCACCTCCGGAGGTGGTGAGTTGAGATCtgcatttatgatttatgatttatgattgaACATGGACGCaacatacaaaacacacacgacACAACAACGGCGAGCTCGTGTCAGCAGGACTTATTATTTAGAACAGTGTCAGAGCTGTcctaaaaaaaagctttaggACAGTAAAGAACTTTAAAAAGAGGactgtgaaaaaaatacatatctcTAATTACAAACTAAACATAAGAGTCCTCAAAAAGGACACTGTTTCAGTCATATTTGAGTAGTTTCTGTGACACACTACTAATAAACACTGATTTTTCACCAGCAGCTATCTTTGCTGTACAGTGTGATGCTAAATGATCCACTGATTAATAATTCTAAACAAATAACTGCATCCTGAACTGATCTGGATCTCAAACTCTAAAGAGCGAATGAGGAATGggtttattattcattaaaggtTTATTGCCAGCTAAATCCCACAAAATACAGAGATATGATTTTTGTTGAAGTGTCATAATGTAAAACATCGCCCGGTCTGTGACCAGACTctacaaaacaacacattaatagtatcttttgttgttttaatctACAAAGTCTGAAACAAACAGCTTAGttagtttctttttcttaagGAGGACTAAATAAATTGTGTTGCAAGCCAAACTGTTCAGCTCCATGACTGAATATACATCATTCCGCAGAGAAAggtcatcattttattttagtttattacaaAGTTCAGAGCCGAAGTGGGAGATGACAGCAACGCAACATCTTCTTCCAGATATCCCTGGAGCCGATTAAAAGTTAATGAGCCTCGACCGTTTTTCATGTCTTTAAGGCACTTTGTTTTATGCAGTTGTTTTAATATCAGGAAACCAGTTTCggcatcttttgtttttaagtgcaCTACTGATCAGCTACGAGCAAAGTGACCCACACTTGATCTCAAGCCCTGAAAATGggtcaaatgtaaaaaatctctTACTGAAGCATCCCCGTATCTCTGGAACAAAATCATATAGAGCCCTAGAATAGAACTAACATGTCTTTAAGACTTCTTGAGATGTGGAAACTTAAAAAACATCCCTGTTTTGGACTGTGacatgttggtgttttttgcgTCATTTAAATATACGCTTTTTTTCTGATGCtgtggtttttattttcagttctaTAATGAAGAAGAGGCCAAGAAATACTCCCAAAAGTAAGTGTGTTGTTATGTACAGCATTGAGTCCGGTTCGGTGCTGAGACTGTTCATGCGGTTAGGATCTCATCATTCGTGACCCCGGGGTCATCGCTGTTTTAGAAGCTGAGGTTTATACACACTGTCTGAAAGCTTTCAGTcgatgtgtggtttgttaggagACGGAGAACTGAGGGTGAAAAAGATTTAAGGTTGTCCAGATGTTGATCACGTGTTTATGTATCATAtcattaaagcattatttttacttGGTGTCCTAATGGCCATtgctacatatatataaatgcatgagaCGTATTGACACAAGATGGATTCAAGTATATGCAATTTATAaagcttgtgtgtgtctgtgtgtctgtgtgtgtgtctgtgtgtgtctgtgtgtgtgtgtgtgtgtgtgtgtgtgtctgtgtgtgtctgtgtgtgtctgtgtgtgtctgtgt includes these proteins:
- the dnajc30b gene encoding dnaJ (Hsp40) homolog, subfamily C, member 30b, yielding MAEVSGCLRSGARKLSVVITPRRRYHRHLSAADESASPAGSDSTHGESRPPRERGYCTGPRKDSPDPPLRSPTAYYDILRVSPNATPAQIKSAYYKQSFIHHPDRNRSEDAARRFALVAEAYGVLGDSVLRRSYDRGTLDRSAGRPPSSRATTPPPPPPRARFDFDAFYQAHYGEQLRREAQTRRAREQMRELQQRRLRVWTREKMNDVTVVFLLLFGAGLLFSLRS